The following are from one region of the Pseudodesulfovibrio sp. JC047 genome:
- a CDS encoding M48 family metallopeptidase produces MTHRICTLLPAFFAALLLTFTPMVNAQANPLLGEKLTLRDENKLGREFDQVIRSQMGMVGDTYITDFVTDVVNRIVDGKRPMPYTVKSAVIANPIMNAFAIPGGFIYIFTGLIQEVTTEAQLAGVISHELAHVSQRHVVHRIEKQKKIGLLSTVGVLTGLLLGIASGSGDAGKIGTAIAMGSSGAATQAMLNYSREDENEADHVGLNALVKAGYNPQGMPQMFEIMQKNKWFDSGSHMPAYLSTHPGTDDRITYLNDRIARMPKEFSQRTDDNTRLHRVQVLVRGHMSPPKSALAYWNDKMATGLTPMEHAGRGITLSRLKKMDEAQKAFETALAQDSNDPLISREAGIFYFKTGQADKAFPLLQKATIQNSRDAIGLFYLARLQSEAKQYRQAIANMQKVEKLVPEDWEVHHHLGMILGESGDTFGGNVHLAYGGLYSMNMRKAKLHAQKATALAQTDAQKETVKQLEERIKERAELTK; encoded by the coding sequence ATGACACACCGGATTTGCACACTACTGCCCGCATTCTTTGCGGCCCTCCTTTTGACCTTTACCCCCATGGTCAATGCACAGGCCAACCCCTTACTGGGCGAAAAGTTGACACTCCGCGATGAGAATAAACTTGGTCGGGAGTTCGATCAGGTCATCCGAAGCCAAATGGGCATGGTGGGTGATACGTATATTACTGATTTCGTCACCGATGTTGTCAATCGCATCGTGGACGGTAAACGCCCCATGCCCTACACGGTCAAAAGCGCGGTCATCGCCAACCCGATCATGAACGCTTTCGCCATTCCCGGCGGATTCATCTACATTTTTACCGGCCTTATTCAAGAAGTCACCACGGAAGCACAGTTGGCCGGCGTTATTTCTCACGAATTGGCACACGTTTCCCAACGCCATGTGGTTCACCGTATCGAAAAACAGAAAAAAATCGGCCTGCTTTCAACCGTTGGTGTCTTGACCGGATTGCTCCTTGGCATCGCGTCCGGAAGCGGCGATGCAGGAAAAATTGGCACTGCCATTGCCATGGGCAGCTCTGGTGCAGCGACCCAAGCCATGCTCAATTATTCTCGCGAGGATGAAAACGAAGCGGACCACGTGGGTCTCAACGCACTGGTCAAGGCGGGATACAATCCTCAGGGTATGCCCCAGATGTTCGAAATCATGCAAAAAAATAAATGGTTTGATTCCGGTTCGCACATGCCGGCATATCTTTCCACTCACCCAGGCACCGATGACCGTATTACCTATCTCAATGATCGAATTGCCCGAATGCCCAAAGAATTTTCTCAACGCACGGATGACAACACTCGATTGCACCGGGTACAGGTGCTCGTTCGTGGGCACATGTCCCCCCCTAAAAGTGCGTTGGCATATTGGAATGATAAAATGGCCACCGGCCTGACGCCCATGGAACATGCTGGTCGAGGCATTACTCTTTCCCGACTCAAAAAAATGGATGAGGCCCAAAAGGCCTTTGAAACCGCACTCGCGCAAGACAGCAACGATCCATTAATCTCCCGCGAGGCAGGCATATTCTATTTCAAGACAGGCCAGGCGGACAAGGCGTTCCCCTTGCTGCAAAAGGCCACCATCCAAAACTCCAGGGATGCCATCGGTCTGTTTTATCTTGCCCGGTTGCAAAGTGAAGCCAAACAATACCGGCAGGCGATCGCCAACATGCAAAAAGTCGAAAAACTGGTCCCGGAAGACTGGGAAGTCCATCATCATCTGGGGATGATACTTGGCGAATCCGGCGACACCTTTGGCGGCAATGTCCACCTTGCCTATGGCGGTCTTTACTCCATGAACATGCGCAAGGCAAAATTGCACGCCCAAAAGGCCACGGCACTGGCACAGACCGATGCCCAAAAAGAAACGGTCAAACAACTCGAAGAACGTATCAAGGAAAGAGCCGAACTCACAAAATAG
- a CDS encoding chloride channel protein: MPLQVISKLINYWGDFVKSYRMVTSFRWLTIGVLVGVMSGLVAVGFFWLVELGKFIIQNNLAGIAAVEPAGEGIFHGPTGEFRPWIIPVFTTGTALLTGWLVQRFIPETMNGGTDGTDATINAFHNNGGIIKARVAIIKGLCSVLTIASGGSAGREGPITQMGAGVGAWLAKIFNFSAKERRLLLLSGAAGGLGAIFRAPLGGALTAVEVIYREDFEAEAILPAVMSSVVSYSIFTFFFGTEPIFGIPRFSFHDPRELIFYALLAFVCAAVGWMYIKTFYVIKYHIFFPLREKIGIIWSMGLGGLAMGILGIAYPYTATDGLVTGGILSGGYGWLELAILGQIPALGMCYIIIGKTVATSITIGSGMSGGMFAPALFVGGMSGGLVGKAGHHFFPDIVTQPGAYILVGMAAFFAGVANAPIGPLIMVTELTQGYGLLAPLMLASAMCIVLGRNYSLYEHQVENKFDSPAHTEDATINVLEQMHVSDFYDPDDVIVLEEGTTLKALTDILANSDQLYFPVRRAENGEYCGMISIHNVRNWMFEEELHDLVVVRDLMSRPVYVRPDYDLYQALLRFVNTDYGQIPVVSKTDTNEIVGLINRDNVFKAYAEAIADVKRDAEND; the protein is encoded by the coding sequence ATGCCCCTGCAAGTCATTTCCAAGCTCATCAATTACTGGGGGGACTTCGTCAAGTCCTACCGCATGGTCACCTCATTCCGGTGGTTGACCATCGGCGTTCTGGTCGGCGTCATGTCCGGTCTGGTCGCGGTCGGTTTTTTCTGGCTCGTCGAACTCGGCAAATTCATCATCCAGAACAATCTGGCTGGTATTGCTGCCGTGGAACCAGCTGGTGAAGGGATTTTTCACGGTCCCACCGGCGAATTCCGCCCATGGATCATCCCTGTCTTCACCACTGGTACTGCCCTGCTCACTGGCTGGCTGGTCCAACGATTCATCCCGGAAACCATGAACGGCGGAACAGACGGAACCGATGCCACCATCAACGCATTTCACAATAATGGCGGCATCATCAAGGCACGAGTCGCTATCATCAAAGGACTCTGCTCTGTCCTGACCATCGCCTCCGGTGGTTCTGCTGGTCGAGAAGGACCGATCACCCAAATGGGAGCCGGCGTTGGCGCATGGCTTGCCAAGATCTTCAATTTTTCAGCCAAGGAACGCCGTCTGCTCCTGCTGTCCGGCGCGGCTGGCGGACTGGGAGCGATTTTCCGCGCTCCGTTGGGTGGCGCGCTCACAGCCGTGGAAGTCATCTACCGCGAGGACTTCGAGGCCGAAGCCATTCTGCCCGCAGTCATGAGTTCCGTAGTGTCCTATTCCATATTCACCTTTTTCTTTGGCACCGAACCGATCTTTGGCATCCCCCGATTTTCGTTCCATGACCCCCGTGAATTGATTTTCTATGCCCTGCTCGCCTTTGTCTGCGCTGCTGTTGGCTGGATGTATATCAAGACATTCTACGTCATCAAATATCACATTTTTTTCCCGCTTCGCGAAAAAATAGGCATCATCTGGTCCATGGGACTTGGTGGACTCGCCATGGGCATTCTGGGTATTGCGTATCCCTACACCGCGACCGACGGTCTGGTCACGGGCGGCATCCTGTCCGGTGGATATGGCTGGCTCGAACTGGCTATTCTCGGTCAGATTCCCGCACTCGGCATGTGTTATATCATCATCGGCAAAACCGTTGCCACATCCATCACCATCGGTTCCGGCATGTCTGGCGGCATGTTTGCTCCAGCCCTGTTCGTGGGCGGCATGTCCGGTGGATTGGTCGGCAAAGCCGGTCATCATTTCTTCCCGGATATCGTCACCCAACCCGGCGCATATATCCTTGTGGGTATGGCCGCATTTTTCGCTGGCGTTGCCAACGCTCCCATCGGCCCGCTCATCATGGTCACCGAACTGACCCAGGGCTATGGCCTGCTCGCGCCGCTCATGCTCGCTTCAGCCATGTGCATTGTCCTTGGCCGCAACTATTCGTTGTATGAACATCAGGTGGAAAACAAATTCGACTCTCCGGCCCATACCGAAGACGCGACCATCAACGTGTTGGAACAGATGCACGTCTCCGATTTCTATGATCCGGACGATGTGATCGTGTTGGAAGAAGGGACCACACTCAAGGCCCTGACTGACATTCTCGCCAACTCGGACCAACTGTACTTCCCGGTACGACGGGCGGAAAACGGCGAATATTGCGGCATGATTTCGATCCACAATGTCCGCAACTGGATGTTCGAGGAAGAGCTGCACGATCTGGTGGTGGTCCGAGACCTCATGTCCCGCCCGGTCTATGTCCGCCCGGACTACGATCTGTATCAGGCCCTACTCAGATTCGTGAACACGGACTACGGACAGATTCCAGTCGTCTCCAAAACAGACACCAATGAAATTGTTGGTCTCATCAACCGGGACAACGTGTTCAAGGCCTATGCCGAAGCTATAGCTGACGTCAAACGAGATGCGGAAAACGATTAG
- the rho gene encoding transcription termination factor Rho, translating to MNLTELKLKSMQDLTELSMEFGVENPSTMRKQELIFSLLQECASQDGQIFGEGVLEILPDGFGFLRSPMYSYMAGPDDIYVSPSQIRRFGLRKGDVVSGQIRPPKEGERYFALLRVSEIGFEDPKHSKNLVLFDNLTPLYPEEQFKLENGDKNYSSRIIDLLAPIGKGQRGVIVAPPRTGKTIMLQTIANSINANHPEVDLIVLLIDERPEEVTDMQRTVKAEVVSSTFDEPPQRHVQVADMVIEKAKRLVERKRDVVILLDSITRLGRAYNAVTPSSGRVLSGGIDANALQRPKRFFGAARNIEEGGSLTIISTALIDTGSRMDEVIFEEFKGTGNMELYLDRHLSDKRVYPAIDINRSGTRKEELLLEPDVLNRVWILRKLLSPMNSIDSMEFLRGKMKNTKTNRDFLDSMAR from the coding sequence CTGAACCTCACCGAATTAAAACTCAAGTCCATGCAGGACCTCACTGAATTGTCCATGGAATTCGGTGTTGAAAACCCAAGCACCATGCGGAAACAGGAGCTGATTTTCTCCCTGTTGCAGGAATGTGCATCCCAGGACGGACAAATCTTCGGCGAAGGTGTTCTGGAAATTCTGCCCGATGGATTCGGGTTCCTCCGCTCCCCCATGTACAGTTATATGGCCGGACCGGATGATATTTATGTCTCGCCATCCCAAATTCGTCGCTTCGGACTTCGCAAGGGGGATGTGGTTTCCGGCCAGATTCGCCCACCCAAGGAAGGAGAACGATATTTCGCTCTACTCCGCGTCTCTGAAATCGGTTTTGAAGATCCGAAACACTCAAAAAATCTCGTCCTTTTCGACAATCTGACCCCCCTCTACCCCGAAGAACAGTTCAAACTGGAAAATGGGGACAAGAATTACTCCTCCCGCATCATCGACTTATTGGCTCCCATCGGCAAGGGACAACGTGGCGTTATCGTGGCCCCACCCCGAACCGGCAAGACCATCATGCTCCAGACCATCGCCAACTCCATCAATGCCAACCACCCTGAGGTGGACCTCATTGTCCTGCTCATTGACGAGCGACCTGAGGAAGTGACGGACATGCAGCGCACGGTCAAGGCAGAAGTCGTCAGCTCCACCTTTGATGAACCTCCGCAGCGCCACGTTCAGGTTGCGGACATGGTCATCGAAAAGGCCAAACGGCTGGTGGAACGGAAACGGGATGTGGTCATCCTGCTGGATTCCATCACCCGACTCGGTCGTGCGTACAACGCCGTCACCCCGTCGAGTGGTCGCGTGTTGTCCGGTGGTATTGACGCCAACGCACTCCAACGCCCCAAACGGTTCTTCGGCGCAGCCCGAAATATCGAAGAAGGCGGATCATTGACCATCATCTCCACCGCACTCATCGACACCGGCTCCCGCATGGACGAAGTCATCTTCGAAGAATTCAAGGGCACCGGCAACATGGAACTCTATCTGGACCGTCATCTGTCCGACAAACGTGTGTACCCTGCCATTGATATCAATCGCTCCGGCACCCGCAAGGAAGAATTGTTGTTGGAACCGGATGTACTCAACCGTGTCTGGATCCTCAGAAAGTTGCTCTCGCCCATGAATTCCATCGATTCCATGGAATTCTTGCGTGGCAAGATGAAAAACACGAAAACCAATCGAGATTTCCTGGATTCCATGGCCAGATAA
- the hslU gene encoding ATP-dependent protease ATPase subunit HslU, producing the protein MSNLTPREIVSELDRYIIGQNDAKRMVAIAMRNRWRRQQIDPELRDEIAPKNIILMGPTGVGKTEIARRLARLTNCPFFKVEATKFTEVGYVGRDVESMIRDLMEIGISMVRKEETAKVRIKAEKNAEERLLDLLLPGKKPQKQEPMGFFAANQDGAVEPVETPKKDDGTREKFRTMFRQGQLDEREVEMEVTIQSGAQVEIMAIPGMEDMGSNLQNAFSNMFPGKRKTRKMKIKDAYQALIDEEADKLIDPDAVNELARERVEQQGILFVDEMDKIATRHDQSGSGSADVSREGVQRDLLPIVEGSVVNTKYGMVKTDHILFIAAGAFHFAKPSDLIPELQGRFPLREELSSLHKEEFYRILTEPKNALTVQYKALLKTEGVTVDYTQEALEEISAMAEKINEETENIGARRLYTIMEKILATLSFEAPDKSGQKVVIDRDYVTEQLDHVVEDRDLSRYIL; encoded by the coding sequence ATGAGCAACCTCACCCCCAGAGAAATCGTCTCGGAACTCGATAGATATATCATCGGCCAGAATGACGCCAAGAGAATGGTTGCCATCGCCATGCGCAACCGCTGGCGCAGGCAGCAGATCGACCCGGAACTCCGGGATGAAATCGCGCCCAAGAACATCATTCTCATGGGACCAACCGGCGTCGGCAAGACCGAAATTGCCCGCCGCCTTGCCCGGTTGACCAACTGCCCGTTTTTCAAGGTCGAAGCGACCAAATTCACCGAAGTAGGCTATGTGGGCCGCGATGTTGAATCCATGATCCGCGACCTCATGGAAATTGGTATCTCCATGGTCCGCAAGGAAGAAACCGCCAAGGTCCGCATCAAAGCGGAAAAGAACGCGGAAGAACGCCTTCTGGACCTATTGTTGCCCGGCAAGAAACCGCAAAAACAGGAACCCATGGGCTTTTTCGCAGCCAATCAGGACGGTGCGGTCGAACCGGTTGAAACCCCAAAAAAGGACGACGGCACGCGCGAAAAATTCCGGACCATGTTCCGTCAGGGGCAACTCGACGAACGCGAAGTGGAAATGGAAGTCACGATCCAGTCCGGTGCCCAGGTGGAAATCATGGCGATTCCCGGCATGGAAGACATGGGGTCCAATCTGCAAAACGCCTTTTCAAACATGTTCCCCGGCAAGCGGAAAACCCGCAAGATGAAGATCAAGGATGCGTATCAGGCCCTCATCGACGAAGAAGCGGACAAGCTCATCGACCCGGATGCAGTCAATGAACTCGCTCGTGAACGCGTCGAGCAACAGGGAATTCTCTTTGTTGACGAAATGGATAAAATCGCGACCCGCCACGATCAATCCGGGAGCGGCTCTGCGGATGTCTCCCGCGAAGGCGTGCAGCGGGACCTGCTGCCCATCGTAGAAGGCAGCGTGGTCAACACCAAGTATGGCATGGTCAAAACAGATCACATCCTTTTCATTGCCGCCGGAGCGTTCCATTTCGCCAAACCTTCGGACCTGATCCCCGAACTTCAGGGACGATTCCCCCTGCGCGAAGAACTCTCTTCCCTGCACAAGGAAGAATTCTACCGAATCCTGACAGAGCCGAAAAACGCGCTCACCGTCCAATACAAGGCCCTTCTCAAAACCGAAGGTGTCACCGTGGACTACACCCAGGAAGCCCTGGAAGAAATCTCGGCCATGGCGGAAAAGATCAACGAAGAAACAGAGAATATCGGCGCACGCCGTCTCTACACCATCATGGAAAAGATTCTGGCCACCCTCTCGTTCGAAGCCCCGGACAAATCTGGTCAGAAAGTCGTCATTGACCGCGACTATGTCACGGAACAGCTCGACCATGTGGTGGAAGATCGCGACCTGTCGCGCTACATTCTGTAA
- a CDS encoding bifunctional riboflavin kinase/FAD synthetase: MIVARTIAELQDVVGASCVTIGNFDGVHKGHQKLIELACSRAKSQDLTSVVVTFEPHPLRVLRNDKTPPFITLTDQKIDLISQYGPQACLLLNFTMDMARLSPEEFVKKYLVDGLGMKEMIIGYDYHLGKARVGDFETLTQLGEKHGFSVDRLDPVSIDNAIVSSTRIRDLVQAGKVWAVRSLLGRFYQVKGEVVHGMNRGGKLLGFPTANLKLVDELFPKPGVYAVWVEVDNVIHKGVANIGKNPTFGNDALSVEPHILDFTGDIYGEDIQVHFVQRIRDEKKFNGLDELKDRIAKDIELGRQLLSQPEASIKLTHPDVGRSDG; encoded by the coding sequence ATGATCGTCGCAAGGACTATAGCGGAACTTCAGGACGTGGTCGGTGCGTCATGCGTGACCATCGGCAACTTTGACGGCGTCCACAAAGGACATCAGAAACTCATTGAACTGGCGTGCTCACGTGCCAAATCACAGGACCTCACCAGTGTGGTTGTCACCTTTGAGCCACACCCGCTCCGAGTTCTCCGCAATGACAAGACACCGCCGTTCATTACCCTGACCGACCAAAAAATCGATCTCATTTCCCAATACGGTCCCCAGGCCTGTCTCCTGTTGAATTTCACCATGGATATGGCCAGGCTCTCGCCCGAGGAATTCGTCAAGAAATACCTCGTGGACGGTTTGGGGATGAAAGAAATGATCATAGGGTACGACTATCATTTGGGAAAAGCTCGGGTCGGAGACTTTGAGACACTGACCCAACTCGGTGAAAAACATGGCTTTTCCGTCGATCGTCTGGACCCTGTTTCCATTGACAACGCCATTGTCAGCTCCACCCGTATCCGCGATCTCGTCCAGGCCGGAAAGGTCTGGGCTGTCCGTTCGCTGCTCGGTCGATTCTATCAAGTCAAAGGCGAAGTCGTTCATGGTATGAATCGGGGCGGCAAACTGCTCGGATTTCCCACGGCCAACCTCAAACTGGTGGATGAACTCTTTCCCAAACCCGGCGTCTATGCCGTCTGGGTCGAGGTGGATAATGTCATTCACAAGGGTGTAGCCAACATCGGCAAGAACCCGACGTTCGGTAACGATGCCCTGTCCGTGGAACCGCATATTCTCGATTTTACCGGCGATATTTATGGCGAAGATATTCAGGTCCACTTTGTCCAACGCATCCGCGATGAGAAGAAATTCAACGGACTCGACGAACTCAAGGACCGCATTGCCAAGGATATCGAGCTGGGACGCCAATTATTGTCTCAACCCGAAGCATCCATCAAACTGACGCACCCCGACGTGGGCCGCTCTGACGGATAG
- a CDS encoding hybrid sensor histidine kinase/response regulator: MAPREKILIVDDLPENIDVMVEVLQSTYDLMVATDGPTALERARGVTPPDLILLDVMMPGMDGYEVCRRLKADPGTRDIPIIFVTALDDPEKEAKGLELGAVDYTTKPISPPVVAARVRAHLQLIQARQVLLQQNDILEQRVNRRTAQVVQAQADRVQGLHNFANAMAHQIRNPIMTLGGMSRLLLKKVSPNSPLCDYAQAVRENSLRLEHLVGVISEYVSLTVGERQIVAVGTLVDNAVNVARDIADVLGKRLDCSVMVADGELEVDAELAVVAITEVLRNAIEFCEDEAVTVKIVGGLGVCANSMTASEQFYAPESRYGLRITDAGPGISEEHLTFVTDPFFTTKASGVGLGLTRVKRLMHEEFGGELCVESPPNMGASITLHFVLYSTSD, from the coding sequence ATGGCTCCTCGCGAAAAAATATTGATTGTCGATGATCTGCCGGAAAATATTGATGTCATGGTCGAAGTCCTGCAATCGACCTATGATCTCATGGTGGCGACGGATGGACCAACGGCGTTGGAACGGGCCAGGGGCGTTACTCCCCCTGATCTCATCCTTTTGGATGTGATGATGCCGGGGATGGATGGATATGAAGTCTGTCGTCGTTTGAAAGCCGACCCGGGGACCCGGGATATTCCGATCATCTTTGTCACGGCATTGGATGATCCCGAGAAAGAAGCCAAGGGGCTTGAGTTAGGGGCGGTCGATTATACCACCAAACCGATCAGTCCTCCGGTGGTGGCTGCCCGTGTCAGGGCGCATCTGCAACTCATTCAGGCACGTCAGGTTTTGCTGCAACAGAATGATATCCTTGAACAGCGGGTCAATCGGCGGACCGCCCAAGTGGTTCAGGCGCAGGCGGATCGTGTTCAAGGATTGCATAATTTTGCCAATGCCATGGCCCATCAGATTCGTAATCCCATCATGACGTTGGGCGGTATGTCGCGACTGTTGCTTAAGAAGGTGTCGCCAAACAGCCCCTTGTGTGACTATGCCCAGGCTGTTCGCGAAAACAGTTTGCGCTTGGAACATCTTGTCGGTGTTATCAGTGAATATGTGTCTTTGACCGTTGGAGAACGGCAGATTGTGGCTGTGGGGACGCTGGTTGACAACGCTGTGAACGTGGCGCGCGATATTGCGGACGTTTTGGGGAAACGGTTGGATTGCTCGGTTATGGTGGCCGATGGTGAATTGGAGGTCGATGCGGAACTGGCCGTGGTGGCGATCACGGAAGTGCTTCGCAATGCGATTGAATTTTGTGAAGACGAGGCAGTGACGGTGAAGATTGTGGGTGGGCTGGGTGTCTGCGCGAATTCCATGACGGCCTCCGAGCAGTTTTACGCACCGGAAAGTCGGTATGGTTTACGGATAACCGATGCCGGGCCGGGAATTTCGGAAGAGCATCTGACTTTTGTGACCGATCCATTTTTCACGACCAAGGCGTCAGGGGTGGGCCTTGGGCTGACACGAGTCAAACGGCTCATGCACGAAGAATTTGGCGGCGAACTCTGTGTGGAGTCACCGCCAAATATGGGAGCGTCAATCACGCTGCATTTTGTGCTGTATTCAACGTCGGACTAA
- the hslV gene encoding ATP-dependent protease subunit HslV, with protein MELRGTTIVAVKDDKGTAVAGDGQVTLGKSIAMKHTARKVRRIFKDKVTVGFAGATADAFTLSERFETKLETYSGNLLRAAVELAKDWRTDKYLRKLEAMLLAADGEHILIISGTGDVIEPDDGVAAIGSGGPYALSAARALQQNTDLPASDIARKAIEIASDICVYTNNHITLEAQDK; from the coding sequence GTGGAACTCAGAGGAACAACCATCGTTGCAGTCAAGGACGACAAAGGCACGGCTGTCGCCGGTGACGGACAAGTCACCCTGGGCAAGTCCATTGCCATGAAACACACGGCCCGCAAGGTACGACGCATCTTCAAAGACAAGGTGACTGTCGGCTTTGCCGGAGCCACTGCGGACGCATTCACGCTGTCCGAACGCTTTGAAACCAAATTGGAAACCTACTCCGGCAACCTGCTCAGAGCCGCCGTGGAACTGGCCAAGGACTGGCGCACCGACAAATACCTGCGTAAGCTCGAAGCCATGTTGCTGGCCGCCGACGGTGAACACATCCTGATCATCTCCGGCACCGGGGATGTCATCGAGCCGGACGACGGTGTCGCCGCCATCGGTTCCGGTGGACCATATGCCCTGTCCGCAGCCCGCGCTCTTCAACAAAACACGGATCTGCCTGCCAGCGACATCGCCCGCAAGGCCATAGAAATCGCATCCGACATATGCGTGTACACCAACAATCACATCACATTGGAAGCACAGGACAAGTAA
- a CDS encoding macro domain-containing protein: MQTWTVSAGRLTIRQGDITPLAVDALVNAANSQLAGGGGVDGAIHEAAGTSALQAACQDIIATIGHLPPGEAVITPGFDLPAQHIIHTVGPIWHGGHNNEPATLGNAYRHCLKLAHAHDLGTIAFPAISCGVYGYPVKDAARIALTTLKHGLETHMVTEAIMVLHGRSAYETWIAIAQDVV, translated from the coding sequence ATGCAGACCTGGACCGTTTCCGCCGGGCGACTCACAATTCGCCAGGGCGACATCACACCACTCGCCGTCGATGCGCTTGTCAATGCGGCCAACTCCCAATTGGCTGGTGGAGGCGGTGTGGATGGTGCCATTCACGAAGCCGCTGGTACATCCGCTCTTCAAGCAGCCTGCCAGGACATCATCGCCACTATCGGGCACCTGCCTCCCGGAGAAGCCGTCATAACCCCCGGATTCGATCTACCTGCTCAACACATAATACACACCGTCGGTCCCATCTGGCACGGCGGACATAATAACGAACCCGCGACGCTCGGCAACGCCTACCGGCACTGCCTGAAGCTCGCACACGCACACGATCTCGGAACCATCGCGTTCCCGGCCATTTCCTGCGGCGTCTATGGCTACCCAGTCAAAGACGCCGCACGCATTGCGCTGACCACGCTCAAACACGGGCTGGAAACACACATGGTCACGGAAGCAATCATGGTCCTCCATGGACGCTCCGCGTATGAAACATGGATCGCAATCGCCCAAGACGTGGTGTAA
- a CDS encoding 4-oxalocrotonate tautomerase family protein yields the protein MPFVNIRITKEGATAAQKKQLISGVTDLLFTVLGKNPKTTFVIIDEVDTDNWGIGGEAVTALRKGQTEPNA from the coding sequence ATGCCATTCGTCAATATTCGAATCACCAAGGAAGGAGCGACTGCGGCCCAAAAAAAACAGCTCATCAGCGGAGTCACCGACCTGCTGTTCACTGTCTTGGGGAAAAATCCAAAAACCACTTTTGTCATCATTGACGAAGTGGATACCGACAATTGGGGGATCGGTGGCGAAGCGGTGACGGCCCTGCGAAAAGGACAGACAGAACCAAACGCCTGA